One genomic region from Quercus robur chromosome 4, dhQueRobu3.1, whole genome shotgun sequence encodes:
- the LOC126723708 gene encoding xanthoxin dehydrogenase-like isoform X2, with protein MSTVNTVESSLPTQRLLGKVALVTGGATGIGESIVRLFHKHGAKVCIVDVQDKLGQAVSDNLGGEPNTCYFHCDVSKEDDVCRAVDFTVSKFSTLDIMVNNAGLSGSPCPDIRNVDISEFEKIFDINVKGVFLGMKHAARIMIPLKKGSIISLCSVSSVIGGIGPHPYTGSKHAVLGLTKNVAAELGLHGIRVNCVSPYAVATGLALAHLPEDERTEDAMAGFRDFVGKNANLQGVELTVDDVANSVLFLASDEARYVSGANLMVDGGFTCTNHLLRVFR; from the coding sequence ATTATTGGGGAAAGTGGCATTGGTCACAGGTGGAGCCACTGGTATTGGAGAGAGCATTGTGCGCCTATTCCATAAACATGGTGCAAAGGTTTGTATAGTTGATGTGCAGGACAAGCTTGGCCAGGCTGTCAGTGATAACCTTGGTGGTGAACCAAACACTTGTTATTTCCATTGTGATGTCTCTAAAGAAGATGATGTTTGCCGGGCAGTTGACTTCACAGTCAGTAAATTCAGTACACTAGACATCATGGTCAACAATGCTGGGTTGTCGGGCTCACCATGTCCAGATATCCGTAATGTAGACATATCAGAGTTTGAGAAGATATTTGATATAAATGTGAAGGGAGTCTTCCTCGGAATGAAACATGCAGCTCGGATTATGATTCCATTAAAGAAGGGCTCAATAATTTCTCTATGTAGTGTTTCAAGTGTCATAGGGGGCATAGGCCCCCATCCCTATACAGGGTCTAAGCATGCTGTGTTAGGGCTAACCAAGAATGTTGCAGCTGAGCTGGGGCTACATGGGATTCGTGTCAACTGTGTTTCTCCTTATGCAGTTGCGACAGGCTTGGCTTTAGCTCACTTGCCTGAGGATGAGAGAACTGAGGATGCCATGGCAGGTTTTCGTGATTTTGTTGGGAAGAATGCTAACTTGCAGGGGGTGGAATTGACTGTTGACGATGTGGCTAATTCTGTGCTGTTCTTAGCAAGTGATGAAGCACGGTATGTAAGTGGGGCTAATCTCATGGTTGATGGTGGCTTCACTTGCACAAATCACTTACTACGGGTCTTTAGATGA